The window ACATTGCCCAGTTGCTCAAGGTCTTGGCCCGCTTTGTCGATGACGGCAACACTGTGCTGGTCATCGAGCACAATCTTGATGTGATCAAGACAGCTGACCACATTATCGACATGGGACCAGAAGGCGGTGTCGGCGGTGGTACCGTTGTTGCGACAGGAACGCCAGAAGAAGTGGCTAGCAACCCAGCCAGCTTTACAGGCCAGTATTTGAAAACCAAGTTGAAGTTATAAGTTACAAAAGTCGCTCTAGCGACTTTTTTGTCTGCTTCAACTAATTGGTAAATCCTAGTATTTCTGCTATAATAGTTACAAAATCTTTGGAGGTAGCTTATGCAAGCGCGTGTGGAAAAATTTGAAGCAAAATTAGCCCAATCAGATGTGGATGGGATTTTGGTAACAGGACAGAACAATATCTACTATCTGACAGGTTTTTGGGGAACAGAGGCGACTGTTTTTATCAGTAGCAAACGTCGTTTGTTTGTGACGGACGCACGCTATACCTTAATTGCCAAGGCGACAGTGCAAGGCTTTGATATTATCGACAGCCGTTTTGCTCTTGAAGAAATTGCTAAGGTGATTAAGGAAGATGGACTTGAAACCATTGGTTTTGATAGCGAGGTGACTTATGGTTTCTATCAAAGTCTGACTAGCATTTTTGAGGGCTACCAACTGGTTGCTATGTCCAACTTTATTGAAGACTTGCGTATGATTAAGGACGAGAAAGAAATTGCGACCATTCGTCGTGCATGTCAGATTTCGGATCAGGCTTTTATTGATGTTCTGGACTTTATTAAGCCAGGTCAGACGACTGAGATGGAGGTCAATCATTTCTTAGACCACCGCATGCGTCAACTCGGTGCAGAAGGGGCATCATTTGAGTTTATCGTGGCGTCTGGTTACCGCTCTGCCATGCCCCACGGAAGAGCTTCAGAAAAGCTAATCCAAACTGGTGAAAGCTTGACCTTGGACTTTGGTTGTTACTACCAGCATTATGTCAGCGATATGACGCGAACCATTCATATCGGTCATGTTACTGATCAGGAGCGAGAGATTTACGATGTGGTCTTGCGTGCCAATAAAGCCTTGATTGAGCAGGCCAAAGAGGGTGTGACTTACCGCGAGTTTGATGCGATTCCTCGTGAGATTATCAATGCGGCGGGTTACGGAGCCAACTTCACCCATGGCATCGGTCACGGAATCGGCTTGGATATTCATGAGTATCCATATTTTGGAAAATCTGACGAACCTATCAAGGCAGGAATGGTCTTGACGGATGAGCCTGGTATCTATTTGGATGACAAATACGGAGTCCGTATCGAAGATGATTTGCTAATCACGGAAAATGGTTGTGAAGTCTTGACCATGGCTCCAAAAGAATTAATTGTTCTATAGTTTTCAGTTTATCTTTTATTACGTCGGTTAATGATGAAACTTCGTTTCGATATTTCCAACTTCAAATACTCCACTGGAGTATTTGAACTCGCCTCGCCGCACCTTAGTACAGCCTTCAGCTCGTTGCCTAGTACTAAAAGTAAATTGATAAACTATATGCTAGGAGTATTTTCTAATGTAGCATTAGAAGATTTGAGAAATTTGTCAGTTTGTGGTAAAATAAAACGAATAAATAAATTTTTGAAGAGGTATTCAATACAATGATTGAAGCAAGTAAACTTAGAGCAGGTATGACCTTTGAAGCAGAAGGAAAATTGATTAAGGTTTTGGAAGCTAGCCACCACAAGCCAGGTAAGGGAAACACCATCATGCGTATGAAATTGCGTGATGTGCGTACAGGTTCTACTTTTGATACAACTTACCGTCCAGATGAAAAATTTGAACAAGCTATTATCGAAACGGTTCCAGCACAATATCTTTACCAAATGGATGATACAGCTTTCTTCATGAATACGGAAACCTACGACCAGTATGAAATTCCAGTAGCAACTATCAAAGAAGAATTGCTCTACATCTTGGAAAACTCAGATGTGAAAATCCAGTTCTACGGAACAGAAGTAATCGGTGTGACTGTACCAACAACTGTTGAATTGGTTGTAGCAGAAACCCAACCATCTATCAAAGGTGCTACAGTGACTGGTTCAGGGAAACCAGCTACAATGGAAACAGGTTTGGTGGTAAACGTACCAGACTTTATCGAAGCAGGTCAAAAACTTGTGATTAACACAGCTGAGGGAACTTACGTATCACGCGCTTAATCGTTTCCTCCTAGAAAGGAGAGCTTATGACAACAGAATACCAAGGTGAAATTGTTATTGCACCACGCGTTCTTGAAGTGATTACAGGTATTGCAGCAGCCAAAGTAGAAGGAGTACATTCTCTCCAAAACAAACGTGTTGCAGATACTTGGTCAAAAACATCCTTAAATAAAGGCGTCTATCTTCAAACTGATGAAGAAGGTAAGGTCACAGCAGACATCTATGTTTACCTAGAGTACGGTGTCAATGTTCCAGCTGTGTCTATGGATATTCAACGTGCAGTTAAAACAGCTATTTATAACTACGCAGAAGTTGAAGTGACTGCTGTCAATATTCATGTCAATGGCATTGTTCCAGATAAAACACCAAAACCAGCCTTGAAAGATTTGTTCGGAGAGGATTTCCTCGATGAAGAATAATAGACACGCCCTGCGTAAGTGTGCTTTGCAGGCAATCGTATCACTGGAATTTGGTCAAGAACCTGTACAGGCAGCCCAATTCTCCTATCTTTACGACCAAGAAGAAGAGCATGAAGGTGTTGAAATTCCGCTTTTCCTTCTAAATCTTGTCAATGGTGTGGCAGATTATCGTGAGGATTTGGACAAGGAATTATCTAGCCGACTAAAAGCAGGTTGGACCTTGGACCGATTGACCTTGATTGATAAGAATATCATGCGTTTAGGTCTATTTGAAATCTTGCATTTTGAAGAAA is drawn from Streptococcus sp. 29892 and contains these coding sequences:
- a CDS encoding Asp23/Gls24 family envelope stress response protein — encoded protein: MTTEYQGEIVIAPRVLEVITGIAAAKVEGVHSLQNKRVADTWSKTSLNKGVYLQTDEEGKVTADIYVYLEYGVNVPAVSMDIQRAVKTAIYNYAEVEVTAVNIHVNGIVPDKTPKPALKDLFGEDFLDEE
- the efp gene encoding elongation factor P: MIEASKLRAGMTFEAEGKLIKVLEASHHKPGKGNTIMRMKLRDVRTGSTFDTTYRPDEKFEQAIIETVPAQYLYQMDDTAFFMNTETYDQYEIPVATIKEELLYILENSDVKIQFYGTEVIGVTVPTTVELVVAETQPSIKGATVTGSGKPATMETGLVVNVPDFIEAGQKLVINTAEGTYVSRA
- a CDS encoding M24 family metallopeptidase, translating into MQARVEKFEAKLAQSDVDGILVTGQNNIYYLTGFWGTEATVFISSKRRLFVTDARYTLIAKATVQGFDIIDSRFALEEIAKVIKEDGLETIGFDSEVTYGFYQSLTSIFEGYQLVAMSNFIEDLRMIKDEKEIATIRRACQISDQAFIDVLDFIKPGQTTEMEVNHFLDHRMRQLGAEGASFEFIVASGYRSAMPHGRASEKLIQTGESLTLDFGCYYQHYVSDMTRTIHIGHVTDQEREIYDVVLRANKALIEQAKEGVTYREFDAIPREIINAAGYGANFTHGIGHGIGLDIHEYPYFGKSDEPIKAGMVLTDEPGIYLDDKYGVRIEDDLLITENGCEVLTMAPKELIVL
- the nusB gene encoding transcription antitermination factor NusB, with amino-acid sequence MKNNRHALRKCALQAIVSLEFGQEPVQAAQFSYLYDQEEEHEGVEIPLFLLNLVNGVADYREDLDKELSSRLKAGWTLDRLTLIDKNIMRLGLFEILHFEETPDRVAVNEAIELAKEFSDESSAKFINGVLSKFIKEEA